One Archangium violaceum genomic window, GCCCAGCTCGGCGAAGGTGGCCCACATCTTCCGGGAGAAACCGTCCTCCGATGCCAGGAGCTTCGCCCGCTCCTCGAAACCGTAGCGTTCGCGGATGAGACGGGCGGCGGTGTCTCGCAGCATCTGCTGCGTGTCGCTCAGATTGAAGTCCATGTGGCTGTCGCTCCTTTCCGCTCCGACTCAGAGGCCGAGCACGGCCTTGGCCAGGATGTTCCGCTGGATCTCGTTGGAACCGCCGTAGATCGTCACCTTGCGGTAGTTGAAGTAGTCCGGCGCCAGCGGGGCCGCGTACGCCGGACCGATCGGCTCGCCCTTCCACCCGTGCTCTCGCGCCTCGGGGTTGTACGGCAGCGCGTAGGGGCCCACTGCCTCCATCATCAGCTCGGTCAGGGTCTGCTGGATCTCCGAGCCCTTGATCTTCAGCATGTTGGCCTCGGCTCCCGGCGCCTGGCCGGACTGCTCGGCGGCGATCATGCGCAGGTTGGTCAGCTCCAGCGCCATCAGCTCGATCTCCACCGCCGCGACCTTCTCGCGGAAGCCCGGGGTCTCCATCAGCGGCACGCCGTCGGCCTTCTCCTCGGTGGCGATCTTCTTCAGCCGCGCCAGCTCCGCCTTCGAGCGGCCGATCCGCGCGATGTTGGTGCGCTCGTGGCCCAGCAGGAACTTGGCGTAGCTCCAGCCCATCCCAGGTTGGCCCACGATGTTCTCCTTCGGCACCCGCACGTTGTCGAAGAAGACCTCGTTGACCTCGTGCGCACCGTCGACGGTGATGATCGGACGGAGCGTGATGCCTGGCGTGCTCATGTCCGCCAGCAGCATGGAGATGCCCTGCTGCTTCTTGGCCGCCGGATCCGTGCGCGCCAGCAGGAAGATCATGTTCGCGTACTGGCCCAGGGTGGTCCACGTCTTCTGCCCGTTGAGCACCCACTCGTCGCCGTCGAGCTCCGCCTTCATCCGCAGCGAGGCCAGGTCCGAGCCCGAGCCCGGCTCGGAGAAGCCCTGGCACCACCAGTCGTCCATCCGCAGGATGCGCGGCAGGTAATAGTCCTTCTGCTTCTGGCTGCCGTAGGCAATCAGCACGGGGCCGATCATGCTCAGGCCGAAGGGCAGGGCCTGGGGTGCTCCCTCCTCGGACAGCACCTCGTCGAAGAGGTATTTCTGGACCGAGGTCCAGCCGGGACCGCCGTACTCCTTCGGCCAGTGCGGCGCTCCCCAGCCTCGCGCGTGGAGCCGGCGCTGCCACTCGACCTGCTCCTCCTTGCCGAGGTGCTGGTGTTGGAGGACCCGGTCACGCGTCTCGGGAGGGAGGTTGGCCCGCACCCACTGCCGGACTTCGTCGGCGAAGGCGAGTTCCTCGGGGGTGTAGTTCAGATCCATGGTGCTCTCCAGGGAGTGTCTTTGGATTCGTCGGGTGTGAGCCTGCTCGGGGTTCAGACCGCCTGCGCGAAGCCCTTGCCCTCGGCGACCAACCGCTCCAACAGCGGGGACGGCGTCCACCAGCGAGGCCCGTGCTGACGCGCGTACTCGCGGATCCTCTCCAGGGCCTTGGGCAGGCCGAGCTCGTGCTCCGCCCAGAACATCGGGCCACCCCGGTGGGCCGGGAAGCCGTAGCCGTAGAGGTAGACGATGTCGATGTCGCTGGCCCGGTAGGCGATGCCCTCGCGCAGCACCTCGCAGCCGATGTTCACCATGGCCAGGAAGCAGCGCTCGAGGATCTCCTGCTCGCTGAGCTCCCGGCGCTTGATGCCGTATTGCGCGGCCGTCTCCTCGATCACCCGGGCGACCACGTCGGAGGGGATGGGCGTGCGCTGGCCCGCCTCGTAGTCGTAGAAGCCCGCCTTGGTCTTCTGGCCGAGCCGGCCCATCTCGACCAGCTTGTCCGCCACGGCTCCGGACTTGACGTCGAAGGTGCCCGGCTCCCGGTCCTTGCGCGACTTGTAGCCAATGTCGAGGCCGGCCAGGTCGAACATCTGCAGCACACCCATGGGCATGCCGAACTTCACCAGGGCCTGGTCCACCTGCTGCGGCGTGGCGCCCTTGAGGACCAGCAGGCTACCCTCACGCCCGTAGCCCTCCAGCATGCGGTTGCCGATGAAGCCGTGGCAGTTGCCGGCGACCACGCCCACCTTCTTGATGCGTTTGGCGACGTCC contains:
- a CDS encoding acyl-CoA dehydrogenase family protein, translated to MDLNYTPEELAFADEVRQWVRANLPPETRDRVLQHQHLGKEEQVEWQRRLHARGWGAPHWPKEYGGPGWTSVQKYLFDEVLSEEGAPQALPFGLSMIGPVLIAYGSQKQKDYYLPRILRMDDWWCQGFSEPGSGSDLASLRMKAELDGDEWVLNGQKTWTTLGQYANMIFLLARTDPAAKKQQGISMLLADMSTPGITLRPIITVDGAHEVNEVFFDNVRVPKENIVGQPGMGWSYAKFLLGHERTNIARIGRSKAELARLKKIATEEKADGVPLMETPGFREKVAAVEIELMALELTNLRMIAAEQSGQAPGAEANMLKIKGSEIQQTLTELMMEAVGPYALPYNPEAREHGWKGEPIGPAYAAPLAPDYFNYRKVTIYGGSNEIQRNILAKAVLGL